In one window of Frigoriglobus tundricola DNA:
- a CDS encoding HEAT repeat domain-containing protein, with product MRRTAPLALFFGLTVAAGGCGKKAPEVSPGPEGRTAVQPSDPPEDTAAARLKLLSSLKGTNQEARRKAIEDLSWLAEEDPAVLPALVELLKDKNTAGSGRTLANQINSTREAAALTILKCTNGDRVMKEKGLAALREGLTDPAPAVREHIAYTIGQLGPIAKPLAPDVQMLCTDPDKNVRGVAFDTLRVTGVADPVALVRLLTHTDEDVVLLASELVPLLPDVPVAAIGPLTEALVAENPNVRYAAAEGLATAGPNAAAAVQALTDAVKKSYPAEFDRKTARLSGPEMAYWKALGRTGEPAVVPTAKLLDHSNLLVRMLAVRTLGEIGAPAKVAKDALKKALNDTTVNVAVEAAAALCKLGEAQEDAVALMKRAMEATGEGVAGYAIEAIPRLGEVGKPLVPLALAKMADADPNTRLAAVLLVGLLPPSEATKAASDVGKRLTDDVPEIRSAAGRVLEQLGPVGAPAADALGRALQAEKEENIRDQFVEALVAMGPGAKAGLPGLLPLVAEKGLPIPLRTKAITGSVTADPGSPDVATALEKAAGDSNFEIRVAAADAMGHLNPLPAAPLDRLLKMAKNDARNDPRVAALRGLTTAGIRAKAAGAELDAIVAGPQPGLALLAQVARASVDGNPQRASDAVRKGLTDRNSQVRAAAAESLLFIGPKPIDLPALLKLLMDANRPTRVAAATGVGRIGSAAKDAVPQLTRLLNDNTGDVRIAAAAALGDIGTAPKATVAKLRDLQRNDPVAKFAAQRAINKLGEK from the coding sequence ATGCGCCGAACCGCACCGCTCGCGCTCTTTTTTGGCCTGACGGTCGCCGCTGGCGGGTGCGGCAAGAAAGCGCCCGAAGTTTCTCCGGGGCCAGAAGGACGCACCGCCGTCCAACCAAGTGACCCGCCCGAGGACACCGCCGCTGCGCGGCTCAAGCTGCTGAGCAGTCTGAAGGGAACCAATCAGGAAGCCCGGCGCAAGGCCATCGAAGACCTGTCGTGGCTCGCGGAAGAAGACCCGGCCGTGCTGCCGGCACTCGTCGAACTGCTGAAAGATAAAAACACTGCGGGGTCGGGCCGAACGCTCGCTAACCAGATCAACAGCACCCGCGAAGCCGCCGCCCTCACCATTCTGAAATGCACGAACGGCGACCGGGTGATGAAAGAAAAGGGACTCGCCGCCCTCCGCGAAGGTCTCACCGATCCGGCCCCCGCCGTCCGCGAACACATCGCCTACACGATCGGTCAACTTGGGCCTATCGCCAAGCCGCTCGCACCCGACGTTCAAATGCTCTGCACCGATCCCGACAAAAACGTCCGTGGAGTCGCCTTCGACACCCTCCGCGTAACGGGTGTAGCCGATCCCGTCGCACTCGTGCGGCTGCTCACTCATACGGACGAAGACGTCGTCCTTCTGGCAAGCGAACTCGTCCCGCTGCTACCCGATGTACCAGTCGCCGCCATCGGACCGCTGACCGAAGCGCTTGTGGCTGAAAATCCGAACGTTCGCTACGCAGCGGCCGAGGGGCTTGCTACGGCCGGGCCAAATGCGGCAGCCGCGGTTCAAGCACTGACGGATGCCGTGAAAAAGAGCTACCCCGCGGAGTTCGATCGCAAAACGGCCCGTCTCTCCGGCCCCGAAATGGCGTACTGGAAGGCACTCGGCCGGACTGGGGAGCCCGCGGTTGTCCCCACGGCGAAACTCCTTGATCATTCGAATTTGCTCGTCCGCATGCTCGCAGTGCGGACACTGGGCGAAATCGGAGCCCCAGCGAAGGTAGCGAAAGACGCGCTGAAAAAAGCGCTCAACGACACGACTGTCAACGTCGCCGTCGAGGCCGCTGCCGCACTCTGCAAGCTCGGCGAGGCGCAGGAAGACGCGGTCGCCCTGATGAAGCGAGCAATGGAGGCGACCGGCGAGGGCGTGGCGGGGTACGCTATTGAAGCGATCCCGCGTCTGGGCGAAGTGGGCAAACCGCTCGTTCCGCTCGCCCTGGCCAAGATGGCGGACGCCGACCCGAACACCCGCCTGGCCGCCGTGTTGCTCGTCGGACTGCTCCCGCCATCGGAAGCGACGAAAGCCGCGTCGGACGTTGGCAAGCGCCTCACCGACGACGTTCCCGAGATCCGCAGCGCCGCCGGTCGGGTGCTCGAACAGCTCGGCCCGGTGGGTGCGCCCGCGGCCGACGCACTCGGCCGGGCGCTTCAAGCCGAGAAAGAAGAAAACATCCGCGACCAGTTCGTCGAAGCACTGGTCGCGATGGGTCCGGGAGCAAAGGCCGGACTCCCGGGCCTGCTGCCGCTCGTCGCGGAAAAGGGGCTACCGATACCACTTCGGACCAAAGCGATCACGGGGTCGGTAACGGCCGATCCCGGTTCGCCGGACGTGGCCACCGCGCTCGAGAAGGCCGCGGGCGACAGCAACTTTGAGATTCGTGTCGCCGCAGCCGACGCAATGGGTCACCTCAACCCGCTCCCCGCCGCCCCGCTCGACAGACTGCTCAAGATGGCGAAGAACGACGCGAGAAACGACCCTCGGGTCGCCGCGCTGCGCGGGCTGACTACGGCCGGTATCCGAGCGAAGGCCGCGGGCGCCGAACTCGATGCGATCGTTGCCGGTCCGCAACCGGGGCTGGCTCTGCTGGCACAGGTGGCCCGAGCCTCGGTCGATGGCAACCCGCAACGGGCCAGCGACGCCGTCCGCAAGGGGCTCACCGACCGCAATTCCCAGGTCCGCGCCGCTGCGGCCGAATCGCTCCTGTTCATTGGCCCCAAACCGATCGATTTACCCGCCCTCCTCAAACTCCTCATGGACGCGAACAGGCCGACACGCGTGGCGGCCGCCACCGGAGTCGGACGCATCGGCAGCGCCGCGAAGGACGCGGTTCCCCAATTGACACGCTTGCTCAACGACAACACCGGTGACGTCCGGATCGCCGCCGCGGCCGCACTGGGCGACATCGGAACCGCTCCCAAAGCCACGGTAGCGAAGCTCCGCGACCTCCAGCGGAACGACCCGGTGGCGAAATTCGCCGCGCAACGAGCTATTAACAAGCTCGGGGAAAAGTGA
- a CDS encoding DUF1559 family PulG-like putative transporter — protein sequence MFRSRTPRGFTLIELLVVIAIIAILIGLLLPAVQKVREAAARMSCGNNVKQMCLALHNAHDTNNTLPPMAAYQYGGAYYAPFFFHLLPFIEQQNVYKAATIGGYVLPEWSTPGPTGYLRQTRIKTYQCPSDATLGTNQATDWFPGDSSYGANFQVFGNPNFNQSTTVRSDWDGKTTLVAITDGTSNTIAIAEKLAYCPGVTTATLVGPYVNGSNSAGGTWWMRGIFNSGNFTGAADPGGDDSFPGDRVSGVFAGGNNTWSDGTYWYTGVDSKPTIFRVPGNNTESGPCDRGQASSSHGLIQVGLCDGSVRLISSSISAQTWWAACTRNGGETLNSDW from the coding sequence ATGTTTCGTTCCCGGACCCCGCGCGGGTTCACACTCATCGAGCTGTTGGTGGTGATCGCGATCATCGCGATCCTGATCGGGCTCCTGTTGCCCGCCGTCCAAAAGGTGCGCGAGGCCGCCGCCCGCATGTCGTGCGGCAACAACGTCAAGCAGATGTGTCTGGCGCTCCACAACGCCCACGACACGAACAACACGCTCCCGCCGATGGCCGCGTACCAGTACGGCGGGGCGTACTACGCGCCGTTCTTCTTCCACCTGCTCCCGTTCATCGAACAGCAGAACGTTTACAAGGCGGCGACGATCGGCGGGTACGTCCTCCCGGAGTGGTCCACCCCCGGCCCGACCGGGTACCTGCGGCAGACCCGGATCAAGACCTACCAGTGCCCCTCGGACGCGACGCTCGGGACCAACCAGGCCACCGACTGGTTCCCCGGCGACTCGAGCTACGGCGCCAACTTCCAGGTCTTCGGTAACCCCAACTTCAATCAGTCCACGACCGTCCGCTCCGACTGGGATGGCAAGACCACCCTCGTTGCGATCACGGACGGTACGTCCAACACCATCGCCATTGCGGAAAAGTTGGCTTATTGCCCGGGGGTGACGACCGCGACTCTGGTCGGCCCCTACGTGAACGGCTCGAACTCCGCTGGTGGAACCTGGTGGATGCGGGGCATTTTCAACTCCGGTAACTTCACCGGCGCCGCGGACCCCGGCGGCGACGACAGCTTCCCTGGTGACCGTGTGTCGGGGGTGTTTGCGGGGGGGAACAACACGTGGTCCGATGGAACGTACTGGTACACCGGCGTGGACTCCAAGCCCACGATCTTCCGCGTTCCGGGTAACAACACGGAATCCGGCCCCTGCGACCGCGGACAAGCCTCTTCCTCGCACGGACTGATCCAGGTCGGCCTGTGCGACGGTAGTGTTCGGCTCATCAGCAGCAGCATCAGTGCCCAGACCTGGTGGGCCGCCTGCACCCGCAACGGCGGCGAAACCCTGAACTCCGACTGGTAA
- a CDS encoding YbaN family protein, with translation MPDERASPPPVAPGRSDPPVATGLKRFLYVCAGLVCVGLAYLGAILPGLPTTPWVLLASYCFSRSSPRLNRWLKRSPIFGKLLRDWEEHRGIRRPVKIVAVCLVVTVVSLSITYGPLPIKAKWVIGVLALIGIGTIVFVVPTIKSDPRA, from the coding sequence GTGCCGGACGAGCGCGCTTCGCCCCCGCCGGTTGCCCCCGGGCGGTCGGACCCGCCCGTCGCGACCGGGTTGAAACGGTTCCTGTACGTGTGCGCCGGGCTGGTGTGTGTGGGACTCGCGTACCTGGGCGCGATCCTGCCCGGCCTGCCCACGACGCCGTGGGTGCTGCTCGCGAGTTACTGCTTTTCGCGGTCCTCGCCGCGCCTGAACCGCTGGCTGAAGCGGTCGCCGATATTCGGGAAGCTGCTACGCGACTGGGAAGAGCACCGCGGCATTCGCCGGCCGGTGAAGATCGTCGCGGTGTGTCTGGTGGTGACGGTGGTGAGCCTGAGCATCACCTACGGGCCGCTGCCGATCAAGGCGAAGTGGGTCATCGGCGTGCTGGCGCTGATCGGGATCGGCACCATTGTGTTTGTGGTGCCCACGATCAAGAGTGACCCCCGCGCGTGA
- a CDS encoding tartrate dehydrogenase, which yields MAVHRIAVIGGDGIGPEVIDQAIRAAEVAARKHDGADLQWAKLPWSTAYYKQHGRMLPEDGWDQLKAYEAILFGAVGDPSVPDKITVHELLLPMRRKYDQYVNLRPAYLFAGVPCPLAGKKPGEIDMLVYRENTEGEYAPVGGNLYPGTENQIAVQTGVFTWKGCERILRAAFEAARKRPRKKLTSITKSNAQVYGLGLWDDVFHAVRKDYTDVDSGSLLVDAAAMDFVRKPESFDVVVASNLFGDILTDLSAAVTGSIGLASSANINPTKKFPSMFEPVHGSAPDIAGKGIANPLAAVLSAALMLDHLGLAQSAAAVRAAVAHVLATGAVRTPDLGGSATTTQMGDAVVAALA from the coding sequence ATGGCGGTTCACAGGATCGCGGTGATCGGCGGGGACGGGATCGGGCCGGAGGTCATCGATCAGGCCATTCGGGCGGCCGAAGTCGCGGCCCGGAAACACGATGGCGCCGACCTCCAGTGGGCCAAGCTGCCCTGGAGCACCGCGTACTACAAGCAGCACGGCCGGATGCTCCCCGAGGACGGCTGGGACCAACTCAAAGCCTACGAAGCCATCCTCTTCGGTGCGGTGGGCGACCCCAGCGTGCCGGACAAAATTACGGTTCACGAGCTGCTGCTGCCCATGCGGCGGAAGTACGACCAGTACGTGAACCTGCGCCCGGCGTACCTCTTCGCCGGCGTGCCGTGCCCGCTCGCCGGCAAGAAGCCGGGCGAAATCGACATGCTCGTGTACCGCGAGAACACCGAGGGCGAGTACGCGCCCGTGGGCGGGAACCTCTACCCCGGCACCGAGAACCAGATCGCGGTCCAGACCGGCGTGTTCACGTGGAAGGGGTGCGAGCGCATCCTCCGCGCCGCGTTCGAGGCGGCCCGGAAGCGCCCGCGGAAGAAGCTCACGAGCATCACCAAATCGAACGCCCAGGTGTACGGCCTCGGCCTCTGGGACGACGTGTTCCACGCCGTCCGCAAGGACTACACCGACGTGGACAGCGGCTCGCTCCTCGTGGACGCCGCCGCGATGGACTTCGTGCGGAAACCGGAGTCGTTCGACGTGGTGGTCGCGAGCAACTTGTTCGGCGACATTCTGACGGACCTAAGCGCCGCCGTCACGGGTAGCATCGGGCTCGCGTCCAGCGCGAACATCAACCCGACGAAGAAGTTCCCGAGCATGTTCGAGCCGGTCCACGGCAGCGCGCCGGACATCGCCGGCAAGGGCATCGCGAACCCGCTGGCGGCGGTCCTCAGCGCGGCGCTGATGCTCGACCACCTCGGACTGGCACAGAGCGCGGCCGCCGTTCGCGCGGCCGTGGCGCACGTCCTGGCCACGGGCGCAGTGAGGACCCCCGACCTCGGCGGCTCCGCGACGACCACGCAAATGGGCGACGCGGTCGTTGCGGCTCTTGCGTGA
- a CDS encoding transposase family protein: MQFDEKWDFVGRKEKNCGPDETRRGDCWDHVALDPESRLVVSLLVGKRTEDATHALVRDFHRRTGGRVMRLMTSDEYPVYASAIRDTYGHLVTPPRTGRPGRPRKAHRVIPPEVTYATVHKERENNRVVAVSTRVVFGAVVAVTAALLASAVSTAVNTCFVERHNGTDRNRCSRKVRKSYGFSKDWDTHRAATAFSYFSYNFCWPVRTLRHKGADGRWHQRTPAMAAGLTDRVWALSEWLTLPAVQCR, translated from the coding sequence GTGCAGTTCGATGAGAAGTGGGATTTCGTGGGCCGTAAGGAGAAGAACTGCGGCCCCGACGAGACCCGGCGCGGGGACTGCTGGGACCACGTGGCCCTCGATCCCGAGAGCCGATTGGTCGTGAGCCTGTTGGTCGGTAAGCGGACCGAGGACGCGACCCACGCCCTGGTCCGTGACTTCCACCGGCGCACCGGGGGCCGAGTGATGCGGCTCATGACGTCCGACGAGTACCCGGTGTACGCCTCGGCGATCCGGGACACCTACGGGCACTTGGTGACCCCGCCGCGAACCGGGCGACCCGGTCGGCCGCGCAAGGCCCACCGGGTCATCCCGCCCGAGGTCACCTATGCGACCGTCCACAAGGAGCGGGAGAACAACCGGGTGGTGGCGGTGAGCACGCGGGTGGTGTTCGGGGCGGTGGTGGCGGTCACGGCCGCGCTACTCGCCTCGGCGGTGAGCACGGCGGTCAACACGTGCTTCGTGGAGCGACACAACGGGACGGACCGGAATCGGTGCAGCCGCAAGGTGCGCAAGAGCTATGGGTTCTCGAAGGACTGGGACACGCACCGTGCGGCCACCGCCTTCAGCTACTTCAGCTACAACTTCTGCTGGCCGGTCCGCACGCTCCGCCACAAGGGTGCCGACGGGCGCTGGCACCAGAGAACACCGGCAATGGCCGCGGGACTGACCGATCGGGTGTGGGCGCTATCCGAATGGTTGACCCTGCCAGCGGTGCAATGCAGGTAG
- the scpB gene encoding SMC-Scp complex subunit ScpB produces MEPTEDPPPEPTDPLALGQAAASRLGGDWQIDDIVIEEGAPDERGASAPRETESAVGTAPTANAVSVQGRAEGPIPRGARAPFFPSSESESREVPPSPEQLIEAMLFVGGNPLSAATACSAIRGLTEDRFQAAIDLLNRRYRAQQRPYAIDPRGDGYVLAVRAPYRNLRERIFGGPRETRLGQPALDVLSVVAYRQPVGKAEVDTIRGTDSGPVLRQLVRLGLVTVQHRAEATGREVRYGTTPRFLQVFGLASLDDLPRLGEAQSG; encoded by the coding sequence ATGGAACCGACCGAAGACCCGCCGCCGGAGCCGACCGACCCGCTGGCGCTCGGGCAGGCGGCGGCGTCCCGGCTCGGCGGCGACTGGCAGATCGATGACATCGTCATTGAAGAAGGCGCCCCCGACGAGCGGGGGGCGTCGGCCCCCCGAGAAACCGAATCGGCCGTTGGTACGGCACCGACAGCGAACGCGGTAAGTGTTCAGGGCCGCGCGGAGGGTCCGATTCCTCGGGGGGCTCGCGCCCCGTTCTTCCCGTCGAGCGAATCGGAATCGCGCGAGGTGCCCCCGTCGCCCGAGCAACTCATCGAAGCCATGTTGTTCGTGGGCGGGAACCCGCTCTCGGCCGCCACCGCGTGTTCGGCGATTCGCGGGTTGACGGAGGACCGGTTCCAGGCGGCGATCGATCTCCTCAACCGCCGGTACCGCGCGCAACAACGTCCCTACGCGATCGACCCCCGCGGCGACGGTTACGTACTGGCCGTGCGGGCGCCGTACCGGAACCTGCGCGAACGCATCTTCGGCGGCCCGCGCGAAACGCGACTCGGTCAGCCGGCCCTCGACGTCCTCTCCGTGGTGGCGTACCGCCAGCCGGTCGGCAAAGCGGAAGTGGACACGATCCGCGGGACCGACTCCGGCCCGGTGCTCCGGCAACTGGTGCGGCTCGGCCTCGTTACGGTCCAGCACCGGGCGGAGGCAACCGGGCGCGAGGTGCGCTACGGCACCACTCCGCGGTTCCTTCAGGTTTTTGGTCTCGCGTCACTGGACGATTTGCCGCGGCTCGGAGAAGCTCAGTCGGGGTAG
- a CDS encoding TolB-like translocation protein — protein sequence MYSLSPRDPDKTPDAGGLAVCDIVTGKSSPVANVPLNARIISVCWSPDGKKLAYSWRITEDRKKENPDLQEVEFHITVCDPDGQNQKTVASEKGQVRSCSIGHVYWR from the coding sequence GTGTACTCGCTGTCTCCAAGGGACCCAGACAAAACACCGGACGCGGGCGGACTGGCCGTTTGCGACATCGTCACCGGTAAAAGCTCCCCGGTGGCGAACGTGCCACTGAACGCCAGGATCATTTCGGTGTGCTGGTCGCCGGACGGGAAAAAGCTCGCTTACTCCTGGCGCATCACCGAAGACCGAAAAAAGGAAAACCCGGACCTGCAAGAGGTCGAGTTCCACATCACGGTTTGCGACCCGGATGGGCAGAATCAGAAAACAGTCGCTTCGGAAAAAGGACAGGTACGGAGCTGCTCAATCGGACATGTGTACTGGCGCTGA
- a CDS encoding IS1 family transposase, translating into MDDLSRFCCLNAHCPDHGKRNHGNLTVPARYGPNKTRVLRCRTCKARFSERKGTPLFDARLPAARVTAVLAHVAEGIGTRKTARLTGVHTNTVTRYIRRAGQHARALHDELVAFSPDDPRSAVR; encoded by the coding sequence ATGGACGACCTGAGCCGCTTCTGTTGCCTCAATGCCCATTGTCCCGACCATGGGAAACGGAACCACGGGAACCTGACCGTGCCGGCCCGTTATGGGCCGAACAAGACGCGGGTGCTCCGGTGCCGGACCTGCAAGGCCCGGTTCTCCGAGCGCAAGGGCACCCCACTGTTCGACGCCCGACTGCCGGCCGCGCGGGTGACCGCGGTTCTGGCTCACGTGGCCGAAGGGATCGGGACCCGCAAGACCGCACGGCTCACCGGGGTTCATACCAATACGGTGACCCGGTACATCCGACGGGCCGGCCAACATGCCCGCGCGTTGCACGACGAGCTCGTGGCTTTTTCCCCCGACGACCCGCGAAGTGCAGTTCGATGA
- a CDS encoding sigma-70 family RNA polymerase sigma factor, giving the protein MTLPAPRISGFLAPIRDAAASDAELLDRFVTHRDGPAFAALVARHGPMVFGVCRRVLRDWHTAEDAFQATFLVLARKAASIHPPGAVAGWLHGVAYRVAKGARRTDLRMTARERPTAELPEPAAPTGPDTDLRTVLDDELRKLPSKYRDLLVACDLEERPRAPVAASLGIPEGTLSSRLTTARKLLARRLSKRGVAPAFTAGIALNGPSGIASEVPRAVWASAARFGSAAGTVPCRVSSLTKGVVRTMPHRVLRPIAWLLISTCGAIGVALAASGPPSPVSRVPTTKPCAIAFIAPPEIVPPRVAPKATPKHLNKLMFSRDGDLVMTDPDGTNQKQLLDGKKVTFASFLTAVAPDGTRACSFWVSRHKENRMSTILVVKLDDQDTGTDYAEDGELLRWCCWSADGTRLLISDADGPEPPDRFKLTHHVIDVATGKRTELDLPADHLVIDWARDGSFLSRVAVLDSAEKVGAWHLWLLGPDGKPKAEIRPNDKSGGGLPALHRWQGQPFG; this is encoded by the coding sequence ATGACCTTGCCCGCCCCGCGCATTTCGGGCTTCCTGGCCCCAATCCGCGACGCGGCCGCCAGCGACGCCGAATTGCTCGACCGGTTCGTCACGCACCGCGACGGCCCGGCCTTCGCCGCCCTCGTCGCCCGACACGGGCCGATGGTGTTCGGCGTGTGCCGGCGCGTCCTCCGCGACTGGCACACCGCCGAGGACGCCTTCCAGGCCACGTTTCTGGTACTCGCCCGCAAAGCCGCGTCGATTCATCCCCCGGGGGCGGTGGCGGGTTGGCTCCACGGAGTGGCGTACCGCGTCGCGAAAGGCGCCCGGAGAACTGATCTGCGGATGACCGCGCGGGAGCGCCCAACAGCCGAACTCCCCGAACCGGCCGCGCCGACCGGCCCGGACACGGACCTCCGAACGGTCCTCGACGACGAGTTAAGAAAGCTCCCGAGCAAGTACCGCGATCTGCTCGTCGCGTGCGACCTGGAAGAGCGCCCACGGGCACCGGTAGCCGCGTCGCTGGGGATACCGGAAGGCACCCTCTCCAGCCGACTCACGACCGCGCGAAAGCTGCTGGCCCGGCGGCTGTCGAAGCGCGGCGTGGCGCCGGCCTTCACGGCCGGAATTGCACTCAACGGCCCGTCCGGGATCGCAAGCGAAGTGCCCCGAGCGGTCTGGGCGTCCGCAGCTCGATTCGGGAGCGCGGCCGGCACGGTGCCGTGCCGGGTCAGTTCCCTTACCAAAGGAGTGGTTCGAACAATGCCCCACCGTGTATTGCGTCCCATTGCGTGGCTCCTGATCTCGACATGCGGAGCGATCGGCGTGGCGCTCGCTGCGAGCGGCCCACCATCACCCGTTTCGAGGGTCCCCACAACGAAGCCTTGCGCGATCGCGTTCATCGCGCCACCGGAAATCGTCCCTCCACGCGTCGCGCCGAAGGCGACTCCCAAGCACCTCAACAAGCTGATGTTCAGCCGGGACGGGGATCTCGTAATGACCGACCCGGACGGGACGAACCAGAAACAACTGTTGGACGGGAAGAAGGTGACGTTTGCTTCGTTCCTGACGGCGGTTGCCCCCGACGGAACCCGTGCGTGTTCATTTTGGGTCAGCAGACACAAGGAAAATCGGATGTCCACAATCCTGGTCGTGAAACTCGACGACCAGGACACGGGAACCGACTACGCGGAGGACGGGGAACTGCTCCGGTGGTGCTGCTGGTCCGCAGACGGCACCCGACTCCTCATCAGCGACGCCGATGGCCCGGAACCACCCGATCGGTTCAAATTGACCCACCATGTGATCGACGTGGCTACTGGTAAACGAACAGAACTGGACCTTCCCGCCGACCACCTCGTGATCGACTGGGCACGCGACGGCTCGTTCCTGAGCCGCGTGGCCGTCCTCGACTCAGCAGAAAAGGTAGGAGCCTGGCATTTGTGGTTGCTCGGACCAGACGGGAAGCCAAAAGCCGAAATTCGACCCAACGACAAATCGGGTGGTGGGCTACCTGCATTGCACCGCTGGCAGGGTCAACCATTCGGATAG